The Pseudophryne corroboree isolate aPseCor3 chromosome 2, aPseCor3.hap2, whole genome shotgun sequence genome has a segment encoding these proteins:
- the LOC135051212 gene encoding spindlin-W-like: MGPGKPISQPRRNIVGCRIQHGWKEGSGPITKWKGTVLDQVPVNPSLYLIKYDEFDCVYELELHKYERVSALEVLPDRVASSRISNAHLADTRIGKAVEHMFETEDGSKDEWRGMVLARAPIMNTWFYYYVTYEKDPVLYMYQLLDGYKEGDLRIMPDLNDSPPAERVPGEVVESLVGKQVEYAKEDGLKRTGMVIHQVEAEPSVYFIKFDDDFHIYVYDLVKTS; the protein is encoded by the coding sequence atgggaccaggtaaaccaatctcccagccaaggcgaaatattgtaggctgtagaatacagcatgggtggaaagagggcagtgggccaataaccaagtggaaaggaacagttctggatcaagtaccagtgaatccctccctctatcttataaagtatgatgaatttgattgtgtctatgaacttgagcttcacaagtatgaaagggtgtctgctcttgaagttctaccagacagagttgcctcatcccgaatcagcaatgcccatttggctgacacaaggattggtaaagcagtggagcatatgtttgaaacagaggatggttccaaggatgagtggcgagggatggtattagcacgagcacctattatgaacacgtggttttattattatgttacctatgaaaaggacccagtcttatatatgtatcaacttttagatggcTATAAGGAAGGAGATCTACGGATCATGCCAGATTTAAATGATTCCCCACCAGCTGAAAGAgtaccaggggaggttgtggaaagcctggtgggcaagcaggtggaatatgccaaagaagatggcttaaaaaggactggcatggttattcatcaagttgaagctgaaccatctgtgtactttattaagtttgatgacgatttccatatttatgtctacgatttggtgaagacatcttaa
- the LOC135051211 gene encoding spindlin-W-like, whose amino-acid sequence MGPGKPISQPRRNIVGCRIQHGWKEGSGPITQWKGTVLDQVPVNPSLYLIKYDGFDCVYELELHKYERVSALEVLPDRVASSRISNAHLADTRIGKAVEHMFETEDGSKDEWRGMVLARAPIMNTWFYVTYEKDPVLYMYQLKDGYKEGDLRIMPDSNDSPPAEREPGEVVESLVGKQVEYAKEDGLKSTGMVIHQVEAEPSVHFIKFDDDFHIYVYDLVKTS is encoded by the exons atgggaccaggtaaaccaatctcccagccaaggcgaaatattgtaggctgtagaatacagcatgggtggaaagagggcagtgggccaataacccagtggaaaggaacagttctggatcaagtaccagtgaatccctccctctatcttataaagtatgatggatttgattgtgtctatgaacttgagcttcacaagtatgaaagggtgtctgctcttgaagttctaccagacagagttgcctcatcccgaatcagcaatgcccatttggctgacacaaggattggtaaagcagtggagcatatgtttgaaacagaggatggttccaaggatgagtggcgagggatggtattagcacgagcacctattatgaacacgtggtt ttatgtaacctatgaaaaggacccagtcttatatatgtatcaacttaaAGATGGCTATAAGGAAGGAGATCTACGGATCATGCCAGattcaaatgattcccctccagctgaaagagaaccaggggaggttgtggaaagcctggtgggcaagcaagtggaatatgccaaagaagatggcttaAAAAgtactggcatggttattcatcaagttgaagctgaaCCATCTGTgcacttcattaagtttgatgatgatttccatatttatgtctacgatttggtgaagacatcctaa